In the genome of Arvicola amphibius chromosome 2, mArvAmp1.2, whole genome shotgun sequence, the window GGGAATGACTGAGCAGAACATGGCAGGAGCAGTAGGCTAGGCCAGTTGGAGTTGAGGAACTCCAAGGGACTCTCCCTGATGCTTGTCATCTGTCTCCACAGATATGACTCCTATGAGGCCTGTGACTCAAGGGCCATCCTGAGTGAACGAGACCTCTACAGGTCCGGCTATGACTATGGCGAGCTTGATCCTGAGATGGAAATGGCCTATGAAGGCCAATATGATGCCTACCGTGACCAGTTTCGAATGCGTGGAGGAGATACATTTGGTCCAAGGGCTCAGGGCTGGGCCCGGGATGCCCGGAGTGGACGGCCAATGGCCTCGGGCTATGGGCGCATGTGGGAAGACCCCATGGGGGCCCGGGGccagtgcatgcctggtgcctccCGGctgccctccctcttctcccagaaCATCATCCCCGAGTATGGCATGTTCCAGGGCATGCGTGGTGGGGGTGCCTTCTCTGGTGGCTCCCGATTTGGCTTCGGATTTGGCAATGGCATGAAGCAGATGAGGCGGACCTGGAAGACCTGGACCACAGCCGACTTCCGGGTGAGTAAGCTGGTGTACCTCTCCTGATCCTTGCTGGGGTACAGCTACCATCTCTAACTTGGCTGCTTCTTTCTGACCCagaccaaaaagaagaagagaaagcagggtgGCAGTCCTGATGAGCCAGACAGCAAAGCTACCAGAACAGACTGCTCAGACAACAGTGACTCAGAGAATGGTAAGTTATTCAGCCTGGGGTCCTGCTTCCTGTTTCTTGCCCCCAAGGGACTCCTCAACTGAGCTTGTCTATCCTCCCCTTGCAGATGAAGGCACTGAGGGGGAAGCTGCAGAGGGTACTGAAAGTGCTGAGGCTGTGGAGAAAGGCTCCCGAGCAGTAAGTAACCCTAGACCCAGGCTCTTGGTCTCTGCAGGTAGGGCCTAGGAGGACTGAACTGTCTTGAAGAAGCACAGGCTTTGTTACAAGGGTCACAGACAATGTGGTGTCACCTGTATGCATGGGTGGTGAGTGGCCAGCACAAGGAGGCTGTGTATTTGGGGGAGAGTACAGACCACTTCACCAGCAATGTGTTTCCTTGGAAGAGATGGGGATATGCAAGCTTCTATGAGCAGGTGATGGGAAGGGGTGATGTTCCCAGTTCTAACCTTTAATCCTTTAGAGCCAGTATAAGTAACTGCccttttaaaagttgaattttaaaattgtatgttaGGAAGGAGAGGacgaggagggaaaagaggatgggagagaagaaagcaaagaagattCAGAGAAAGGTGAGTTTTCCAGGGGTGCCTAGGTACTGGGGAGGCTCTTCCAGGTGCTGATAGTGGGAGGGATCCAACTGAGGGCAGGGTTGTGGCAGAAATATGGCTGGCTGGGGACCTTCCTTATGGGACTGGGTATGTGTAGGAAGGGCCTCTTCTTACTTTGTGCCCTCCCAGTCTGCCTGTTTTTCCTAAGCGGAGGTTATAGATGGTATGGCCCCCAGCCTAGCACTTTGGTTTTGCCTTCAGGTGGGGCCAGCAAGCAAAAGTGTGGGGAGCCCCAGGCACACCCCCTCCCCTTGGTCCCTCAGTAACACACAGTTCCAAGTCCTCAGTGGCTGGTGTCCGAGCTGGGACCCTTGGTGCAGTTTTTACGGCTCTGGTTTGCGTGTCCTCTCCCTTAGcgcctctccagcccttgttggGAGTCCGTGTCCCCCCACCTGAGTGATGAGCGCCAGCAGGTACCTAACAGTAAATCCAGCCTCAGCCCACTGTTGCCGCGGTGCCCGGTGGGGGGTGGGCAGGGCCATGTGAACGGCCTCcttgcatcccgccacccagtcCCTCTGAACACGCCTGTGTTCCCACCAAGAcagcctgtctttgccttccagcTTCTCTGCACCCACTCTGCAGAGAGTGAGGGTGTTCCAGAAAATGGAGGGGTCAGTACATGTTCCCCCCCTCTCCTGGTGCCTAAGCCAAATCTACTTCCTGCTAAGCCCAGGGCACCCAGCCCTGCTCATGGCCTGAGGCTTTATGTATACAGCTGCTCTCAGATGGACCCTCTGGAGTGGACAGCGGGTGATCAGCCACAGGTCACAGGGTCTAATCTGTTAGAGTCCTGTTGGTAATTCTGCCTTTCTGTTACCACAGGAGCCCTGACCGCCCAGGATGAGAGCAGCCTGGCCAAGCGCAAGTTGCAGGCAAGCAAGAAAAgccaagacaaacagaaaaagcgACAGCGAGACCGTATGGTGGAAAGGTAACTAActgtcttccctccatccctctgcctCCGCCTCGCTCTGGGGCTGCCACCAGGAGAGCAGGGCCATAGCTCTGCCATCTCGCCGCCCTCTGGCCTCCCTTGGGAGCCGCCACCTGCTCTGCTGTGCATGGACCCTGCTTCCCGCCAGGCCCAGCTCCCAAGTCCTGACTCGTCCCCTGCCCCTCTGTGGCCACCTGGCGACCGCTGCCATCTATGGCCTGAGACCTGGCACTGCTCAGCACCATTACCCAGAAGTTCCAGCGCTGGGTCACTCAGCGCACAAGCCCTGAGGTGCGCAGGGGGCCCGATGCCCCTGAGGGAGGGGGCCAACTCATCAGAGACTCAAGGTCCAAGGCGCCTGTGCCACCCCAGCTAGCTGCCAAGAGGCCACCGCCGTGCCCAGGAGAGATGACAGCACCTGTGGGCTATGGCAGCCTCTGGGTCTGCTGTTGGCCCTGCCCACCGGCCCTATCAGGCCGGGCCTGTCTGTGGCTGAGCCCTTCACGTCCCTTGGTCGGGTCTGTCTGCCCTCAGGGCTCCCGCATTGGCGCTTGCCTCCTCCGCCTCAGACTCTTGCTCTTGCTGGACCTTCCACTCAGCCTCGCCGGCGCCCGGCCCCTGGGCTCTTCAGACAAAGCTGACCCCCGTGGCCCAGATAAGGACGTCCGGCAGAGGTAGGGACCCGCCCCGAGGCCTCGGTGGCGGCTGGCCTCCTCCGCCCCTTGCCACGGTGGCCTGTTCCAGCCCAGGCCCTAGACCCCAGGCTTCTGCTGTGGACACGAGGCCCAGACAGCACCTCACCCAGTGATTCCAGGCTGCCCTCTGGCAGGCCAGGCGGGCACCCTCCTTCCAGCTCAGACTGGTCTCTTcttggaagaggaagatgaggcagCAGGTGCCCAGGCCTGCTGCCTACCATCCCTCCTGACACCACCCCCAGGCATTCTGAGCAGAGGATGGGCTGGGCCTTTGAGTCCCCCCGACCCCAGAAGGAAGATGCAGCACCTTTTCAGGCACTGCCTCGGGACTGTGTACTTCACTCTGCACCTCAGGGCCTCCTGGCTCTCGCCAGGGCATCCTTCCTTCTGGTCCCCAGCTGGGCCAAATGCACAAGCTCCTGCCCAGCCTTGCTAGAGAGGCCCTCCGACAACCTTCCAGCGACTTTGCCTGTTTGCAGCAGCAGCTGCCTCGGGTTCAACCTCTCCTGCCTGTGGGAAGAAAGAGTTCTTCCCCTAATCCCTACGTTGCTGTAACTGCAGCCTGCAGACTGTCCCCTTCTGTTCCTGACCCTGTCAGTCCCAGCCTACCCCTCTGCTGGGACTGCACTTCAGTTCGAGGCCTGTTTTCAAGGCCTCCAGCTGGGTTGGGTAAAATAGCAGTAACACTCCCTAGGACCATTGCAGCCTCAGCTGCTTGTTTCCCTCCTGTGGCAGGATCcagtttgtgtgttctctctgcaaATACCGGACCTTCTATGAGGATGAGATGGGTAGCCACCTTGACAGCAAATTCCACAAGGAACACTTCAAATATGTAGGCACCAAGCTTCCCAAACAGACAGCTGACTTCCTTCAGGTGAGCGTCTGAGCAGCACATCTGCTGCTGGTTTCTCCAGTCTCTGGAACCCCTGGGCCTGGCCCAAACATCTGTGTCTCCAATAGGAATATGTCACCAACAAgaccaagaagacagaagagctCCGAAAAACTGTGGAGGACCTTGATGGTCTGATCCAGCAAATCTACAGAGACCAAGATCTGACCCAAGGTGAGGAGGTTCTATCCCAGCAGGATGGCTGCCACCAGGTAGGCCCCCAGCCTacccttctctgcttctcagtgAAGTGACATGATGGTCCTCTGTTCACTGAGTCTCAGGCTTGGGTGGAAGTGACAGGGAAAGTTAAGAAGCTAGTCCGATGTCTTTGGCACTTGAGACCAGTGATGACTGCTTTCTTCTGCCCCACTGCAGAAATTGCTCTGGAGCATTTTGTAAAGAAGGTGGAGGCAGCCCATTGTGCAGCCTGTGACCTCT includes:
- the Akap8l gene encoding A-kinase anchor protein 8-like isoform X2; protein product: MSYTGFVQGSETTLQSTYSDSSAQPTCDYGYGTWNSGTNRGYENYGYGYGYGQDNATNYGYDSYEACDSRAILSERDLYRSGYDYGELDPEMEMAYEGQYDAYRDQFRMRGGDTFGPRAQGWARDARSGRPMASGYGRMWEDPMGARGQCMPGASRLPSLFSQNIIPEYGMFQGMRGGGAFSGGSRFGFGFGNGMKQMRRTWKTWTTADFRTKKKKRKQGGSPDEPDSKATRTDCSDNSDSENDEGTEGEAAEGTESAEAVEKGSRAEGEDEEGKEDGREESKEDSEKGALTAQDESSLAKRKLQASKKSQDKQKKRQRDRMVERIQFVCSLCKYRTFYEDEMGSHLDSKFHKEHFKYVGTKLPKQTADFLQEYVTNKTKKTEELRKTVEDLDGLIQQIYRDQDLTQEIALEHFVKKVEAAHCAACDLFIPMQFGIIQKHLKTMDHNRNRRLMMEQSKKSSLMVARSILNNKLISKKLERYLKGENPFTDSPEEEKEQEQDEVDSGALDEGAPGLSESVPAQPPVPLEPAPETATPPPPPPPPPEEEEGAVPLLGGALQCQIRGIPGLDVEDDEEGGGGAP
- the Akap8l gene encoding A-kinase anchor protein 8-like isoform X1, whose amino-acid sequence is MSYTGFVQGSETTLQSTYSDSSAQPTCDYGYGTWNSGTNRGYENYGYGYGYGQDNATNYGYGMATSHSWEMANSDTNANPSASGSASADSVLSRINQRLDMMPHLETDMIQGGVYGSGGERYDSYEACDSRAILSERDLYRSGYDYGELDPEMEMAYEGQYDAYRDQFRMRGGDTFGPRAQGWARDARSGRPMASGYGRMWEDPMGARGQCMPGASRLPSLFSQNIIPEYGMFQGMRGGGAFSGGSRFGFGFGNGMKQMRRTWKTWTTADFRTKKKKRKQGGSPDEPDSKATRTDCSDNSDSENDEGTEGEAAEGTESAEAVEKGSRAEGEDEEGKEDGREESKEDSEKGALTAQDESSLAKRKLQASKKSQDKQKKRQRDRMVERIQFVCSLCKYRTFYEDEMGSHLDSKFHKEHFKYVGTKLPKQTADFLQEYVTNKTKKTEELRKTVEDLDGLIQQIYRDQDLTQEIALEHFVKKVEAAHCAACDLFIPMQFGIIQKHLKTMDHNRNRRLMMEQSKKSSLMVARSILNNKLISKKLERYLKGENPFTDSPEEEKEQEQDEVDSGALDEGAPGLSESVPAQPPVPLEPAPETATPPPPPPPPPEEEEGAVPLLGGALQCQIRGIPGLDVEDDEEGGGGAP
- the Akap8l gene encoding A-kinase anchor protein 8-like isoform X3; its protein translation is MSYTGFVQGSETTLQSTYSDSSAQPTCDYGYGTWNSGTNRGYENYGYGYGYGQDNATNYGYGMATSHSWEMANSDTNANPSASGSASADSVLSRINQRLDMMPHLETDMIQGGVYGSGGERYDSYEACDSRAILSERDLYRSGYDYGELDPEMEMAYEGQYDAYRDQFRMRGGDTFGPRAQGWARDARSGRPMASGYGRMWEDPMGARGQCMPGASRLPSLFSQNIIPEYGMFQGMRGGGAFSGGSRFGFGFGNGMKQMRRTWKTWTTADFRTKKKKRKQGGSPDEPDSKATRTDCSDNSDSENDEGTEGEAAEGTESAEAVEKGSRAEGEDEEGKEDGREESKEDSEKGALTAQDESSLAKRKLQASKKSQDKQKKRQRDRMVERIQFVCSLCKYRTFYEDEMGSHLDSKFHKEHFKYVGTKLPKQTADFLQEYVTNKTKKTEELRKTVEDLDGLIQQIYRDQDLTQEIALEHFVKKVEAAHCAACDLFIPMQFGIIQKHLKTMDHNRNRRLMMEQSKKSSLMVARSILNNKLISKKLERYLKVRLKG